Proteins from a genomic interval of Bifidobacterium longum subsp. infantis ATCC 15697 = JCM 1222 = DSM 20088:
- a CDS encoding ABC transporter ATP-binding protein, protein MAQRNTFREDEELEESINLHDIARVGKYLKPYMAQVARILVVVISMSCIVVAVPYLTKIMIDEAIPNKDLGKLGILAVILAALIVLYEFGLRYRTVAITRVGQLMLKDMRRDIFTHIQTLPFSYFDSRPHGKILIRVVNYVNTLSDTLSSGLINVISDVFTFVITLIVMFVIDWQLALWSLILFPVLIIWVRVLQIFQRRAFQKLSNKQSNLNAYIHESIAGVKTTQTFAQEQAQFRTFQEQQGEVRSAWMHAVHIQFLMWPGVQTISVMTISFIYFVGVMGFGGVNVTTGVLIAFVGYANNFWNPVINIGNFYNQLITCSAYLERIFETLDVTPEIRNKPDAADLPQIRGRVDFNDVVFRYEKDSRNILNLVDFHVEPGRTIALVGPTGAGKTTIINLLSRFYDVSEGSVTIDGHDVRDVTLASLRRQMGVMLQDTFIFSGNVRENIRYGKLDATDEEIEAAAKAVHAHEFIMELPDGYDTVVEERGSTLSAGQRQLIAFARVLLADPRILILDEATSNIDTRTEEALQAGLQHLLKGRTSFIIAHRLSTIENADEIFYIDHGQIVEHGSHAQLLAAKGAYYRLYESQYAMIRVASGAPEE, encoded by the coding sequence ATGGCACAACGCAATACATTCCGCGAGGATGAGGAGCTGGAGGAGTCCATCAACCTCCACGACATCGCTCGCGTCGGCAAATATCTCAAACCGTATATGGCACAGGTGGCGCGCATTCTCGTCGTCGTCATCTCGATGAGCTGCATCGTCGTCGCCGTGCCGTACCTGACCAAGATCATGATCGACGAGGCGATCCCGAACAAGGACCTCGGCAAGCTCGGCATCCTCGCTGTGATCCTCGCCGCGCTAATCGTGCTGTACGAGTTCGGGCTGCGCTACCGCACGGTGGCGATCACGCGCGTCGGCCAGCTCATGCTCAAGGACATGCGCCGCGATATCTTCACGCATATCCAGACGCTGCCCTTCAGCTACTTCGATTCGCGCCCGCACGGCAAGATCCTGATCCGCGTGGTCAACTATGTGAACACGCTTTCGGACACGCTGAGCTCCGGTCTGATCAACGTGATCTCCGACGTGTTCACCTTCGTGATCACGCTGATCGTGATGTTCGTGATCGACTGGCAGCTGGCCCTGTGGAGCCTGATCCTGTTCCCGGTGCTCATCATCTGGGTGCGCGTGCTGCAGATCTTCCAGCGGCGCGCCTTCCAGAAGCTCTCCAACAAGCAGAGCAACCTGAACGCCTACATCCACGAGTCGATCGCCGGCGTGAAGACCACGCAGACCTTCGCGCAGGAGCAGGCCCAGTTCAGGACCTTCCAGGAGCAGCAGGGCGAGGTGCGTTCCGCGTGGATGCACGCCGTGCACATCCAGTTCCTCATGTGGCCGGGCGTGCAGACCATCTCCGTGATGACCATCTCGTTCATCTACTTCGTCGGCGTGATGGGCTTCGGGGGTGTGAACGTGACCACCGGCGTGCTCATCGCGTTCGTCGGCTACGCGAACAACTTCTGGAATCCGGTGATCAACATCGGCAACTTCTACAACCAGCTCATCACCTGCTCGGCGTACCTCGAGCGCATCTTCGAGACGCTCGACGTCACACCGGAGATCCGCAACAAGCCCGACGCGGCGGACCTGCCGCAGATCCGCGGGCGCGTCGACTTCAACGACGTGGTGTTCCGCTACGAGAAGGACAGCCGCAACATCCTCAACCTCGTGGACTTCCACGTCGAACCGGGGCGCACGATCGCGCTGGTCGGCCCGACGGGCGCCGGCAAGACGACGATCATCAACCTGCTGTCGCGCTTCTACGACGTGTCCGAGGGCTCGGTGACGATCGACGGCCACGACGTGCGCGACGTGACGCTCGCATCGCTGCGCCGGCAGATGGGCGTGATGCTGCAGGACACCTTCATCTTCTCCGGCAACGTGCGCGAGAACATCCGCTACGGCAAGCTCGACGCCACCGACGAGGAAATCGAGGCGGCGGCGAAGGCCGTGCACGCGCACGAGTTCATCATGGAACTGCCCGACGGGTACGACACGGTGGTGGAGGAGCGCGGATCGACCCTGTCGGCCGGCCAGCGCCAGCTCATCGCCTTCGCGCGCGTGCTGCTCGCCGACCCGCGTATCCTGATCCTGGACGAGGCGACGAGCAACATCGACACGCGCACCGAGGAGGCGCTGCAGGCCGGCCTGCAGCATCTGCTCAAGGGGCGCACGAGCTTCATCATCGCGCACCGCCTGTCGACGATCGAGAACGCGGATGAGATCTTCTACATCGATCACGGCCAGATCGTCGAGCACGGCTCGCACGCGCAGCTGCTCGCCGCCAAGGGCGCGTACTACCGCCTCTACGAGTCGCAGTACGCGATGATTCGCGTGGCCAGCGGGGCGCCGGAAGAGTGA
- a CDS encoding ABC transporter ATP-binding protein, whose amino-acid sequence MYVDPGINTSASNLKWVLPYCKPDLPRVVGALLLFIANNTMALTIPILSGIIVDRVIVGGHADELPRLCGLMILMTIIRVGARYGYQMWMERFGQNSVYRLVSDEYEKLHELDFTYFNHTRTGDIMSRLTSDTDAIRHCLSWVSYQIADCVVMFVGALCVMFAIDWRLALVLACVTPFIFVLTRGLSTHAHPLFFAIRNSLASLNSMVEENIEGNRVVKAFVREPYETEKFDEHNDDYMQRNMALAYNSRRYMPWLDGLGFSLQLITLGLGGFLVIKGYMTLGNLVSFNSFLWMIDGPVRQSGWLINDWQRFNASCIKIRKLLNEQPRIVEKPDAVEAVKQAVTIVEQVKHDDEATGATGAPGASGTSGAQQSAERKSCPLHIKGDIRFDHVSFAFPDDPETPILKDLGFTVPAGSKLGILGETGAGKSTLVSLISRFYDPTVGHVLIDGIDARDWPLATLRSQVCIVAQDTFLFSDTIGGNIGFGASDDSDDRYIRKMAQIAGADNFIRSMPQGYDTVVGERGVGLSGGQKQRLSLARALADDPSILIMDDTTSAVDMETEAEIQKHLKEMDGGKTIVTIAHRISSVKDADLILVLEHGRIVERGTHAELVAAHGRYWDIYHKQLGLQSGAAQGF is encoded by the coding sequence ATGTACGTCGATCCGGGAATCAATACCAGTGCAAGCAACCTCAAATGGGTGCTGCCATACTGCAAACCAGACCTGCCCCGCGTGGTAGGCGCGCTTCTACTGTTCATCGCCAATAACACGATGGCCCTGACCATTCCGATTCTGTCCGGTATCATCGTGGACCGCGTCATCGTCGGCGGACATGCCGACGAACTGCCACGTCTGTGTGGACTGATGATCCTCATGACCATCATCCGCGTGGGCGCGCGATACGGCTACCAGATGTGGATGGAGCGTTTCGGCCAGAACTCGGTCTACCGCCTCGTCTCCGATGAATACGAGAAGCTGCACGAGCTCGACTTCACGTACTTCAACCACACACGCACCGGCGACATCATGAGCCGCCTGACCTCCGACACTGACGCGATCCGCCACTGCCTGAGTTGGGTGAGCTATCAGATCGCCGACTGCGTGGTCATGTTCGTGGGCGCCCTGTGTGTGATGTTCGCCATCGACTGGCGACTCGCGCTCGTCCTGGCCTGCGTCACGCCGTTCATTTTTGTGCTCACGCGCGGCCTGTCCACGCACGCCCACCCGCTGTTCTTCGCTATCCGCAACTCGCTGGCCTCCCTCAACTCCATGGTCGAAGAGAACATCGAGGGCAACCGTGTGGTCAAGGCATTCGTGCGCGAACCGTACGAGACCGAAAAGTTCGACGAGCACAACGACGACTACATGCAGCGCAACATGGCCCTGGCCTACAACTCGCGCAGGTACATGCCCTGGCTGGACGGCCTTGGCTTCTCGCTGCAGCTCATCACGCTCGGCCTCGGCGGCTTTCTGGTCATCAAGGGCTACATGACCCTTGGCAATCTGGTGAGTTTCAACTCCTTCCTGTGGATGATCGACGGCCCGGTGCGCCAGTCCGGCTGGCTCATCAACGACTGGCAGCGATTCAACGCCAGCTGCATCAAGATCCGCAAGCTGCTCAACGAACAGCCGCGCATCGTGGAGAAGCCCGACGCGGTCGAAGCCGTCAAGCAGGCGGTCACGATCGTCGAGCAAGTCAAGCACGATGATGAGGCTACCGGGGCTACCGGAGCGCCCGGGGCTTCCGGAACATCCGGTGCCCAGCAGTCCGCCGAACGCAAGTCCTGCCCGCTGCACATCAAAGGCGACATCCGCTTCGACCACGTCAGCTTCGCCTTCCCGGACGACCCGGAGACCCCGATCCTCAAGGACCTCGGCTTCACCGTGCCCGCCGGCTCCAAGCTCGGCATCCTCGGCGAAACCGGCGCGGGCAAGTCCACGCTCGTCAGCCTCATCTCCCGCTTCTACGACCCGACCGTGGGCCATGTGCTCATCGACGGCATCGACGCACGCGACTGGCCGCTGGCCACCTTGCGCTCGCAGGTGTGCATCGTGGCACAGGATACCTTCCTGTTCTCCGACACCATCGGCGGCAACATCGGCTTTGGTGCCAGCGATGATAGCGACGACCGATATATCCGGAAAATGGCCCAGATCGCCGGCGCGGACAATTTCATCAGGTCGATGCCGCAGGGTTATGACACCGTCGTGGGCGAACGCGGCGTGGGCCTGTCCGGCGGGCAGAAGCAGCGCCTGTCGCTGGCCCGCGCGCTCGCGGACGATCCGTCGATCCTGATTATGGACGATACGACCTCGGCCGTCGATATGGAGACCGAGGCGGAGATCCAGAAGCACCTCAAGGAGATGGACGGCGGCAAGACCATCGTCACCATCGCCCACCGCATCTCGTCGGTCAAGGATGCCGACCTGATTCTGGTGCTCGAGCACGGACGTATCGTCGAACGCGGCACCCACGCCGAACTCGTGGCCGCACACGGCCGCTACTGGGACATCTACCACAAGCAGCTCGGACTCCAGTCCGGCGCTGCACAGGGGTTTTAG
- a CDS encoding ATP-binding protein: protein MFVGRDKELSALERRWSSQQFECVVAYGRRRVGKTTLINRFLEDRPTIFFSAIESSASKNLESLSRSIALYEKGSEAFETAPVYRSFESALEAVFALAAKQRIAFVIDEYPYLAKADRTINSVLQHAIDRHKDDSQLMMVLCGSSMSFMERQVLGYESPLYGRRTAQIKVEPFGYADVRKFLPRYSNEDAAIAYGLTDGIPQYLRQLDDGISIRDNIRWNILDPSCYLFEEPDNLLKQELRSPAEYNAVIQAIASGASRSNTIATACHMESSSCATYLRNLIDLGIVRKETPFGEDAPRKTIYRIENSFFRFWYRYVPNNMSLIQSGHADLAADRVMRTISDFMGQVFEDICVQWIWSHNGTEALPFLMLDAGRWWGANPTTRSQEEIDIVASGEKPKTLLFCECKWRSVPSGLQQLEVLRNRARLLHPETSHYMLFSKSGFDEHVAARAAQDGTVTLVDFADMD from the coding sequence ATGTTCGTCGGGCGAGATAAGGAGCTTTCGGCACTGGAACGCCGCTGGAGCTCACAGCAGTTCGAGTGCGTCGTGGCCTACGGCCGTCGCCGCGTGGGCAAGACCACACTCATCAACCGCTTCCTCGAAGATCGCCCCACGATTTTCTTTTCGGCAATCGAATCCAGCGCTTCCAAGAATCTCGAATCGTTAAGCCGCAGCATTGCTCTGTATGAAAAGGGCTCAGAGGCGTTCGAGACAGCGCCCGTATACCGCAGCTTTGAATCCGCACTGGAAGCGGTGTTCGCGCTGGCCGCAAAGCAACGCATCGCCTTCGTCATCGACGAGTACCCATATCTGGCTAAAGCAGACCGGACCATCAATTCGGTCCTGCAGCATGCCATCGACCGCCATAAGGATGACAGTCAGCTCATGATGGTGTTATGCGGCTCTTCCATGTCGTTCATGGAGCGCCAGGTGCTTGGGTATGAGAGCCCCCTGTACGGCAGACGCACCGCTCAAATCAAAGTGGAGCCATTCGGCTACGCCGATGTCCGCAAGTTCTTGCCAAGATACAGCAACGAGGACGCCGCCATTGCTTACGGACTTACCGACGGTATCCCGCAGTATCTTCGGCAACTGGACGACGGCATCAGCATCCGAGACAACATCCGTTGGAACATCCTCGACCCAAGCTGCTATCTGTTTGAGGAGCCAGACAACTTGCTGAAGCAGGAGCTGCGCAGTCCGGCCGAGTACAACGCCGTAATCCAGGCCATTGCCTCCGGGGCATCTCGGTCGAACACCATCGCCACCGCATGCCATATGGAATCGTCCTCATGCGCCACCTATTTGCGCAATCTCATCGATCTGGGAATCGTTCGCAAGGAGACACCTTTCGGCGAGGACGCTCCTCGCAAGACGATCTACCGTATCGAGAACTCGTTCTTCCGATTCTGGTACCGATATGTGCCGAACAACATGTCCCTCATTCAATCCGGTCATGCCGATCTCGCCGCCGACCGTGTTATGCGCACTATCTCCGACTTTATGGGGCAGGTGTTCGAAGACATCTGTGTTCAGTGGATATGGTCCCATAACGGTACCGAGGCATTGCCTTTCCTCATGCTTGATGCCGGACGTTGGTGGGGCGCCAATCCGACCACCCGCAGTCAGGAGGAAATTGACATCGTGGCTTCAGGAGAAAAACCGAAAACTCTCCTATTCTGCGAATGCAAATGGCGCAGCGTGCCATCCGGTCTGCAGCAGTTGGAAGTGCTGCGCAATCGCGCCAGACTGCTGCACCCCGAAACCAGCCATTACATGCTGTTCTCCAAATCAGGCTTCGACGAGCATGTCGCCGCCCGCGCGGCGCAAGACGGTACAGTGACGCTTGTCGATTTTGCGGATATGGATTAG
- a CDS encoding ATP-binding protein produces the protein MLKRHAYDQLLNWKNRKTKQGLLVTGARQVGKTTLIEQFGADHYEHVAKVNFIEMPQAVETVSKAKDTEDLILRLSVLSGTEITPGKTLLFLDEIQACEDMLTWTKFLSGTKGLDVIVSGSLLGIDVFNVRSIPVGFLQTMRMYPLNFYEFCAACRLPQSALDTLRECYVDRREVPDYLHERLTDLWYKYLLIGGMPDAVQSFVDFADIVKARNTQQAIFDTYEYDITKYVSDLVERRHIKSIYEAIPSQLNAENKRFKFSKLGKNIRFAHMQTAFDWLANAGIALPTSRVQDPEYPLTEHADENTFKLYMNDVGLLTSRLMRSVDLEIVNHRSSMNYGSIFENAAAQELFAQGLELHYFNQNRIGEVDFVVQQGLDDISLVEIKSGKDYTRHRAMNNLLDTDNYRFAHAYVFHDGNVETVGRTEYLPIYMLGCLSVM, from the coding sequence ATGCTCAAGCGCCATGCATATGACCAGTTGCTGAATTGGAAGAACCGTAAAACCAAGCAGGGCTTGCTGGTCACGGGTGCCCGGCAGGTGGGCAAGACCACGCTGATTGAGCAGTTCGGTGCAGACCATTATGAGCATGTGGCTAAGGTGAATTTCATCGAAATGCCTCAGGCGGTCGAAACGGTAAGCAAGGCCAAGGACACCGAAGACCTGATACTGCGGTTATCGGTACTTTCCGGCACGGAAATTACGCCGGGCAAGACTCTGCTGTTTCTTGACGAGATACAAGCGTGTGAGGACATGCTCACGTGGACCAAATTCCTGTCTGGCACCAAAGGATTGGATGTCATCGTTTCTGGCTCCCTGCTGGGCATTGATGTGTTCAATGTGCGCTCGATCCCGGTGGGATTCCTGCAGACGATGCGTATGTATCCGCTCAATTTCTATGAGTTCTGCGCTGCATGCCGGCTGCCTCAGTCCGCTCTCGATACGCTGCGTGAATGTTATGTGGATCGACGGGAGGTTCCCGATTATCTACATGAACGGCTCACCGACCTGTGGTACAAGTATCTGCTGATTGGTGGCATGCCCGACGCAGTGCAGTCATTCGTGGATTTTGCCGATATTGTCAAAGCCCGCAATACTCAGCAGGCCATATTCGATACCTATGAATACGACATCACCAAATATGTCTCCGATTTGGTGGAACGTCGCCATATCAAGAGCATTTACGAGGCGATTCCAAGTCAGCTCAATGCGGAAAACAAACGATTCAAGTTCTCCAAGTTGGGCAAGAATATCAGGTTCGCTCATATGCAGACGGCGTTCGATTGGTTGGCGAACGCAGGTATTGCCTTGCCTACTTCGCGCGTGCAGGACCCTGAATACCCGCTGACGGAGCATGCCGACGAGAACACGTTTAAACTGTACATGAACGATGTCGGTTTGCTGACCTCCCGTTTGATGCGCAGTGTGGACTTAGAGATTGTGAATCACCGATCCAGTATGAATTACGGGTCGATTTTCGAGAATGCAGCGGCTCAGGAACTGTTTGCACAGGGATTGGAACTGCATTACTTCAACCAGAACCGTATTGGTGAAGTTGATTTTGTAGTGCAGCAAGGTCTGGATGATATTTCACTGGTTGAAATCAAATCGGGCAAGGACTATACGCGGCATCGGGCCATGAACAACCTACTGGATACCGACAATTATCGGTTTGCCCATGCCTACGTGTTCCATGATGGCAACGTGGAGACTGTTGGCCGAACCGAATACCTGCCCATATATATGCTGGGTTGTTTGAGCGTGATGTAA
- a CDS encoding family 43 glycosylhydrolase, with product MGTVGTVLQTSPKPRAVPRDGLPHRVNNAVLTTNPLRRYCADPNLAIFDGRYFLYCTDDGVDNWDTTAFSVYVSDDLATWERYPALDLRDAPWWDGSDGAWAPSVVQRADGKYVFYFVAGSQIGAAVGESPCGPFVPEPEPIVREGTFDCHTIDPGVYVEDDGTRYFLWGNGIAWAAPLNEDCLSFDESRAFSWVPGDFREAIWIHKRNGIYYASWSENDAREPEYCVKYAMAESLHGPWSEPRVLIEQDPARKLYATGHHNIVNIPGTDEWIIAYHRFAYNPAGRWAGGDGCHREVVFAPLDYNPDGSLVPVRPQVGSYVRSLTF from the coding sequence ATGGGTACTGTTGGCACTGTGCTACAAACATCGCCAAAACCGAGAGCCGTGCCTCGTGACGGCCTTCCTCATCGCGTGAATAACGCGGTACTGACCACTAATCCGCTGCGCAGGTATTGCGCCGACCCGAATCTTGCCATTTTCGATGGCCGATATTTCCTGTACTGCACCGATGACGGTGTGGATAATTGGGACACCACCGCGTTCAGTGTGTATGTGTCCGACGACTTGGCCACATGGGAGCGATATCCGGCGCTCGACTTGCGCGATGCGCCGTGGTGGGATGGCTCGGATGGTGCTTGGGCGCCTTCCGTGGTACAGCGCGCGGACGGCAAATACGTGTTCTACTTCGTGGCCGGTTCCCAGATCGGCGCCGCTGTGGGCGAATCCCCGTGCGGGCCGTTCGTGCCTGAGCCCGAACCAATCGTGCGCGAAGGTACGTTCGATTGCCACACCATTGACCCCGGCGTATACGTGGAGGATGATGGCACCCGGTACTTCCTGTGGGGCAACGGCATAGCTTGGGCCGCGCCGCTCAATGAGGACTGTCTGTCGTTCGACGAATCGCGCGCTTTCAGCTGGGTGCCGGGCGATTTCCGTGAAGCCATCTGGATTCACAAGCGCAACGGCATCTACTACGCCAGCTGGTCGGAGAACGACGCCCGAGAGCCGGAATACTGCGTCAAGTACGCGATGGCCGAATCGCTGCATGGGCCCTGGAGCGAACCGCGCGTGCTGATCGAACAAGACCCGGCGCGCAAGCTGTATGCCACCGGTCACCATAACATCGTGAATATTCCCGGCACCGACGAATGGATTATCGCGTATCACCGGTTCGCCTACAATCCGGCCGGTCGCTGGGCTGGAGGCGATGGCTGTCATCGCGAAGTGGTATTCGCGCCGCTTGACTACAATCCTGACGGCTCGCTGGTTCCCGTCCGCCCGCAAGTTGGTTCCTACGTGCGTTCGCTGACGTTCTGA
- a CDS encoding carbohydrate ABC transporter permease: MGNKASSVTAAPKGMNFTTRKRIGSAVTSVVMILIALVCAVPLWYILINTFKTIPDMSANPLGLPKEWTIKNYINAFETVPVFRSLLNTLIVTFFAVVIQVLVGALAAYGMILRKSTFTAAVGAILMVAFVVPAQTTLIPLYRMEANAHLVNTLAGLVIIYLGGAVFCYFLIVGYMRSLPFELIEAARIDGAGPLRIFWSIVMPLIRPILTTVVVFQTMGTWNDFMNANVFLSSSELRTIVLQVYNAVGQFSTDWPSFMTITVLALLPVFVFFIFCQKWIVSGLVAGSVKG, encoded by the coding sequence ATGGGCAACAAGGCTTCTTCCGTCACGGCCGCGCCGAAGGGCATGAACTTCACGACGCGCAAGAGGATCGGTTCGGCGGTCACCAGCGTGGTGATGATCCTGATCGCGCTGGTATGCGCGGTTCCACTGTGGTACATCCTGATCAACACGTTCAAGACGATTCCGGACATGTCCGCCAACCCGCTCGGCCTGCCGAAGGAATGGACGATCAAGAACTACATCAACGCGTTCGAGACGGTCCCGGTGTTCCGCTCCCTGCTGAACACGTTGATCGTCACGTTCTTCGCGGTCGTGATCCAGGTGCTCGTCGGCGCCCTGGCCGCATACGGCATGATCCTGCGCAAGTCCACGTTCACCGCCGCGGTCGGCGCGATCCTGATGGTCGCGTTCGTCGTGCCGGCGCAGACGACGCTGATCCCCCTGTACCGCATGGAGGCGAACGCGCACCTGGTCAACACCTTGGCCGGACTGGTGATTATCTACCTGGGCGGAGCGGTGTTCTGCTACTTCCTGATCGTCGGGTACATGCGCAGCCTGCCGTTCGAACTGATCGAGGCGGCACGCATCGACGGCGCCGGCCCGCTGCGCATCTTCTGGTCGATTGTGATGCCGCTGATCCGCCCGATCCTGACGACCGTGGTCGTGTTCCAGACGATGGGCACGTGGAACGACTTCATGAACGCGAATGTGTTCCTCTCCAGCTCGGAACTGCGCACAATCGTGCTGCAGGTGTACAACGCGGTGGGCCAGTTCTCGACCGATTGGCCGAGCTTCATGACCATCACCGTGCTCGCCCTGCTGCCCGTGTTCGTGTTCTTCATCTTCTGCCAGAAGTGGATCGTCTCCGGCCTCGTCGCCGGTTCGGTCAAGGGCTGA
- a CDS encoding carbohydrate ABC transporter permease — MSATMQGSAVGNLPPLDEDLYRRRRRARGLHEDVTSFWLLLPILAVFVVLFLVPLAQTAYFSFTDFNGYSMDMNGVGLDNYKKVFTDPSTLQGLGFTILYAIVVMVGVTVIAIPLAVILNRKFVGRDFVRSVFFFFSVPSLAIMGMVWKYIFSPMKTGVVNSVLAAFGLGPVPWLSNNSLAKFCVIFIAIWAQIGWHATLYLAFLQAIPADLYEQATVDGANKWQQFAHITLPQLMPGIVTSTFLLMSGGLKVYDLPFTMTKGGPGYSTYTVTQSIIQQGIGQSQYGIGSALAVLFFIATGVVVFLQMGISNLISRRFE; from the coding sequence ATGAGCGCAACAATGCAAGGCTCGGCGGTCGGCAACCTGCCGCCGTTGGACGAAGACCTGTATCGTCGGCGTCGTCGTGCGCGTGGCCTGCATGAGGACGTGACGTCGTTCTGGCTCCTGCTGCCGATCCTGGCGGTGTTCGTGGTTCTGTTCCTGGTGCCGTTGGCACAGACCGCGTACTTCTCGTTCACCGACTTCAACGGTTACAGCATGGACATGAACGGGGTCGGTCTGGACAATTACAAGAAGGTGTTTACGGATCCGTCCACCCTGCAGGGCCTGGGCTTCACGATCCTGTACGCGATCGTGGTGATGGTCGGGGTGACCGTGATCGCCATTCCGCTGGCGGTCATCCTCAACCGCAAGTTCGTCGGCCGTGATTTTGTGCGCTCTGTGTTCTTCTTCTTCTCGGTGCCGTCGCTGGCCATCATGGGCATGGTGTGGAAGTACATCTTCTCCCCGATGAAGACCGGCGTGGTCAACAGCGTGCTCGCGGCGTTCGGTTTGGGACCGGTGCCGTGGCTGTCGAACAACTCTCTGGCGAAGTTCTGCGTGATCTTCATCGCGATCTGGGCGCAGATCGGCTGGCATGCGACCCTTTACTTGGCGTTCCTGCAGGCGATCCCCGCGGACCTGTACGAGCAGGCGACCGTGGACGGTGCGAACAAGTGGCAGCAGTTCGCGCATATCACCCTGCCGCAGCTGATGCCGGGCATCGTGACCTCGACGTTCCTGCTCATGTCGGGCGGCCTGAAGGTGTACGACCTGCCGTTCACGATGACCAAGGGCGGCCCGGGCTATTCGACGTACACGGTCACGCAGTCGATCATCCAGCAGGGCATCGGCCAGTCGCAGTACGGCATCGGTTCCGCGCTGGCGGTCCTGTTCTTCATCGCCACGGGCGTCGTGGTGTTCCTTCAGATGGGCATTTCCAACCTGATCTCGAGGAGGTTCGAGTAA
- a CDS encoding ABC transporter substrate-binding protein, translating into MSMKIWGKRMLALACAGAMLVPLAACGSDADAGKIRLSYLSWDNEQTSKPYIDEFEKENPDIKIDFSYAPPTSEYISTLQTRLVGNQAPDVFIITSENRDDLIDNGYAKDLTDESFMKNISQANKDFVGRDGKTYGMSITSWVSGIAYNKDLLKQVGYDEPPANWDDFLKLCKKLKNAGIEPFLEPNADEPSRFIDAFQGSILEKKGVDPTTLSTQDNQTPGTDELEAVKEYIRLYDEGGVTRDTVGISGDDMKTQFTNGQVAMIVDGAWDFATFEQAGMNWDFAPMPKLGDDYTQYAQGSASPAWAIYAKLDGDKLKAAEKFLTFLSSKWALQKHNDAGDAVTVDGFDATVMTQYQKVYDQDIKTGKYYLHTNFYSKPDILKSELKAQNQQLVQGQITPDQYAKNIDAKVAAAQ; encoded by the coding sequence ATGTCAATGAAGATCTGGGGCAAACGAATGCTCGCTCTGGCCTGCGCGGGAGCGATGCTGGTCCCGCTGGCCGCCTGCGGCTCGGACGCCGACGCCGGCAAGATCCGGCTCAGCTACCTGAGCTGGGACAACGAGCAGACGTCCAAGCCGTACATCGACGAGTTCGAGAAGGAAAACCCGGACATCAAGATCGACTTCAGCTACGCGCCGCCGACCAGCGAGTACATCTCCACGCTGCAGACCCGCCTCGTCGGCAACCAGGCCCCGGACGTGTTCATCATCACCTCCGAGAATCGCGACGACCTCATCGACAACGGCTACGCCAAGGACCTGACCGACGAGTCGTTCATGAAGAACATCTCCCAGGCCAACAAGGACTTCGTAGGCCGCGACGGCAAGACCTACGGCATGTCGATCACCTCGTGGGTCTCCGGCATCGCCTACAATAAGGATCTGCTCAAGCAGGTCGGCTACGACGAGCCGCCGGCGAACTGGGATGACTTCCTCAAGCTGTGCAAGAAGCTCAAGAACGCCGGCATCGAGCCGTTCCTCGAGCCGAACGCCGACGAGCCGAGCCGCTTCATCGACGCCTTCCAGGGATCCATCCTCGAGAAGAAGGGCGTCGACCCGACCACGCTGTCCACGCAGGACAACCAGACGCCGGGCACCGACGAGCTCGAGGCCGTCAAGGAATACATCCGCCTGTACGATGAGGGTGGCGTGACCCGTGACACGGTCGGCATCAGCGGCGACGACATGAAGACGCAGTTCACCAACGGACAGGTCGCGATGATCGTCGACGGCGCGTGGGACTTTGCCACCTTCGAACAGGCCGGCATGAACTGGGACTTCGCCCCGATGCCCAAGCTCGGCGACGACTACACGCAGTACGCGCAGGGCTCCGCCTCCCCGGCGTGGGCGATCTACGCGAAGCTCGACGGAGACAAGCTCAAGGCCGCCGAGAAGTTCCTCACCTTCCTGTCAAGCAAGTGGGCGCTGCAGAAGCATAACGACGCCGGCGACGCTGTCACTGTCGACGGGTTCGACGCTACGGTGATGACGCAGTACCAGAAGGTCTACGATCAGGACATCAAGACCGGCAAGTACTACCTGCACACCAACTTCTATTCGAAGCCGGACATTCTCAAGAGCGAACTCAAGGCGCAGAACCAGCAGCTGGTGCAGGGGCAGATCACGCCCGACCAGTATGCCAAGAACATCGACGCCAAGGTCGCGGCCGCGCAGTGA